A stretch of the Vulcanisaeta souniana JCM 11219 genome encodes the following:
- a CDS encoding phosphoribosyltransferase family protein: MRAGRRLVKVDEQLEAVEFINTAKSIYGLSYRELSQILGIPESLLCRYANGDLLPSLDTVSVIKDRLKSMLDLTEVLRRNVVMKDGFVDLNNVLFNPYILRLYQRRIREFFSDLPINKVLTAATDGIPLSVMASYALNARLAIAKQYKDIATEDFYEVGYIADSPPRRVSLYLPKHLLEKGDEVLIVDDIVRTGRTLNALVEMINNAGAHLAGVSVLISMSNSWVEKMRDRNVRIDIILDLGSMRT, encoded by the coding sequence ATGCGGGCAGGTAGAAGGTTAGTTAAGGTTGATGAGCAGTTGGAGGCGGTGGAGTTCATAAACACCGCAAAGTCTATATACGGCTTATCATACAGGGAATTATCGCAAATACTGGGTATACCAGAGAGCCTGCTGTGTAGGTATGCCAATGGTGATTTACTGCCCTCGCTGGATACAGTTAGCGTGATAAAGGATAGACTGAAGTCAATGTTGGATCTCACGGAGGTCCTGAGAAGGAATGTTGTAATGAAGGACGGCTTTGTTGATCTAAATAATGTCCTGTTTAACCCATACATACTAAGACTTTATCAAAGAAGGATTAGGGAGTTCTTCTCTGATTTACCAATTAACAAGGTATTAACAGCGGCAACCGACGGGATACCTCTCTCGGTAATGGCATCCTATGCCCTAAATGCAAGACTCGCCATAGCCAAGCAGTATAAGGACATAGCCACAGAGGATTTTTACGAGGTTGGTTACATAGCCGACTCACCGCCACGTAGAGTCTCCCTATACCTACCAAAGCACCTACTGGAGAAGGGTGACGAGGTCTTGATCGTTGATGACATAGTCAGGACCGGAAGAACGCTAAATGCACTGGTGGAGATGATAAATAATGCAGGCGCCCATCTTGCCGGCGTCTCAGTCCTAATATCAATGAGTAACTCATGGGTTGAAAAAATGAGGGACAGGAATGTACGCATAGACATAATACTGGATCTAGGCAGTATGAGGACCTAA
- a CDS encoding D-aminoacyl-tRNA deacylase, whose protein sequence is MDLVETRMYGIVFSKVDPVSRGVFEIFNKNGNLKYRLNMGSYEVYDLGGNLAFYALDRDIVYLDDLEELLQRIPEKLQELIFVSRHAMKNPRPMFTSHVTGNWSTAELGGKPNTISLANPHTITAFYRELCRVRHEYGLENFECHVEATHHGPTIESMPVTFVEQGSSENDWSVSRGWELLYHVVNEFLDGKLVSNSEPSISIGDLHYLTMDNRIISGETDIGHAIPKYIKPVTEDMIIKAVKMMIDKPTKAYVSWKSIDNETRKVVTEALNRLGIRIIKRT, encoded by the coding sequence ATGGATTTAGTTGAGACGCGTATGTATGGTATTGTATTTAGTAAGGTTGACCCAGTATCAAGGGGTGTCTTTGAAATATTCAACAAAAATGGGAACCTCAAGTATAGACTAAACATGGGTAGTTACGAGGTTTATGACCTAGGGGGTAACCTAGCGTTTTACGCGTTGGATAGGGATATTGTTTACCTGGATGATCTAGAGGAACTACTGCAAAGAATTCCCGAGAAACTGCAGGAGTTAATTTTCGTCAGTCGCCATGCAATGAAAAACCCAAGGCCCATGTTCACGTCACACGTCACGGGTAACTGGAGCACGGCAGAACTTGGCGGCAAACCAAACACCATATCACTGGCCAACCCGCACACCATCACGGCATTCTACAGGGAATTATGCAGGGTAAGGCATGAGTATGGATTGGAAAACTTTGAGTGCCATGTTGAGGCTACCCATCATGGGCCAACCATTGAATCGATGCCGGTGACCTTCGTTGAACAGGGAAGTAGCGAAAACGATTGGTCTGTGAGTAGGGGCTGGGAGCTACTTTATCATGTGGTTAATGAGTTCCTCGACGGCAAATTAGTGAGTAATAGTGAACCCTCAATATCCATTGGGGATCTCCATTACCTAACTATGGATAATAGAATAATCAGCGGTGAGACTGACATAGGGCACGCAATACCAAAGTACATTAAGCCGGTGACCGAGGACATGATAATAAAGGCTGTTAAAATGATGATCGACAAGCCGACCAAGGCTTACGTAAGTTGGAAGTCCATCGATAATGAAACCAGGAAAGTAGTTACAGAGGCCCTCAATAGACTTGGTATAAGAATTATCAAAAGGACCTAG
- the pheT gene encoding phenylalanine--tRNA ligase subunit beta, which produces MPIITFKRSDLEGLLGKYFSGEEELITLLNRLKGEVEGVSGDDVMFETTHDRPDLLSVEGIARSLRGLLRIEVGLPRLNMITSGFRLVAEDVPNRPYIMMGIVRDLRLNDEAIRQMIQLQEKLHATYGRDRRKMAIGFYDADKIKPPLTYRLEKLDAIRYRPLESDRELSGAEVIEGMEKGRLYGKYAVYEGKVPILVDSEGRVLVIIPVLGSEDFKVTEKTRNVLIDVTATDLKLAKSILAVLTYNLLERSSSRTVEVINVEAPWGTTESPALNPLEFRLTINFVNDYLGLNLSKDDVMNYLLMSRHDAVDEDKELLVKVAPYRFNVLHPVDLAEDVAVAYGYDKIPKELPSQPVRGARYGLSMFTDLVRDLMIGLGFQEVLNYMMSNRDVMIRRTMDQRELVEVDNPKSELYTVIRDHIWPQLMEIAARNKALIEGGLRIFEVGYTATPDQDREVGVREDLVLSYLISGPEITLTDGLSTLRTMFTSLGINYSLNPCEVPSGLPERTACIYVGTKDVGFVMELRPDVIISFDLEYPVVISEIKLNELLKQE; this is translated from the coding sequence ATGCCTATAATTACATTTAAGCGAAGCGACCTAGAGGGTTTATTGGGTAAGTACTTCAGTGGTGAGGAGGAGCTCATTACTCTTTTGAATAGGCTTAAGGGCGAGGTTGAGGGCGTCTCTGGCGATGATGTGATGTTTGAAACTACCCACGATAGGCCCGACCTACTCTCTGTCGAGGGCATAGCCAGGTCGCTCAGGGGATTGCTGAGGATTGAGGTTGGTCTCCCTAGGCTCAACATGATTACTTCTGGCTTTAGGTTGGTTGCTGAGGACGTTCCTAATAGACCGTACATAATGATGGGCATTGTACGTGACCTAAGGCTTAATGACGAGGCCATTAGGCAGATGATTCAACTACAGGAGAAGCTGCACGCGACGTATGGTAGAGATAGGAGGAAGATGGCCATTGGTTTCTACGATGCTGATAAGATTAAGCCACCTCTCACGTATAGGCTTGAGAAACTTGATGCCATTAGGTATAGGCCCCTGGAGAGTGATAGGGAGTTGAGTGGGGCCGAGGTTATTGAGGGGATGGAAAAGGGGAGGTTATACGGTAAATACGCTGTTTATGAGGGTAAGGTACCAATACTAGTTGATTCTGAGGGTAGGGTTCTCGTGATAATACCCGTGCTTGGTAGTGAAGACTTTAAGGTCACGGAGAAGACGAGGAATGTACTAATCGATGTAACCGCAACAGACCTAAAACTCGCCAAGTCAATACTTGCCGTCCTAACATACAATCTACTCGAGAGAAGCTCCTCAAGGACTGTTGAGGTAATTAATGTGGAAGCTCCATGGGGTACCACGGAGTCCCCAGCACTGAACCCCCTTGAGTTTAGGTTAACCATAAACTTCGTGAACGATTACCTAGGTCTCAACCTTAGTAAGGATGATGTCATGAATTACCTACTTATGTCTAGGCACGATGCTGTAGATGAGGACAAGGAATTGCTGGTTAAGGTTGCTCCGTACAGGTTTAACGTACTTCACCCAGTGGATCTTGCGGAGGATGTCGCAGTGGCCTATGGCTATGACAAAATACCAAAGGAATTACCATCCCAGCCTGTTAGGGGTGCGCGGTATGGATTAAGCATGTTCACTGACCTAGTGAGGGACCTAATGATAGGACTTGGTTTCCAGGAGGTTCTCAATTACATGATGAGTAATAGGGACGTCATGATAAGGAGGACCATGGACCAAAGGGAGCTTGTGGAGGTCGATAACCCCAAGTCAGAGCTCTACACCGTTATTAGGGACCACATATGGCCTCAACTGATGGAGATTGCGGCTAGGAATAAGGCCCTAATTGAGGGCGGCCTCAGGATCTTTGAGGTGGGTTATACGGCAACGCCGGACCAGGACAGGGAGGTGGGGGTTAGGGAGGACCTAGTGCTTAGTTACCTCATCAGTGGACCTGAGATAACGCTCACAGATGGTCTTTCTACATTAAGGACAATGTTCACAAGCCTCGGCATTAATTACTCACTTAATCCATGCGAAGTACCATCAGGCCTACCCGAGAGGACCGCATGCATATACGTAGGAACTAAAGACGTTGGCTTTGTTATGGAATTAAGACCAGACGTAATAATATCGTTCGACCTAGAGTATCCCGTTGTTATTAGTGAGATTAAACTTAATGAGTTATTGAAGCAGGAATAA
- a CDS encoding glycosyltransferase: MVFINYETLIMIIYMVITFVSFYPITYQLLIIKRGIRKHDETPSTEGLNMENRSRVRVFIVVPAKSEPLDLIESSMSRLSSLGNEFNITYVLDNYDNETISIIKALGSKYGFKVIHREKPRGFKGGALNHVIKRLGLNDEDYMLVLDIDSVISTDTLRELQRFLGSASAVVPRWTTINRNDSLLARGQWLGYLFFFRVFKALDNLVNWVPILGSGSLVSVGAVRRVGYWPEDVLEDVELGVKFFTGNLRVKYSDNAQVQVEVPVNYMGFLRQQLRWSLGVGRVIRRYFWQVLRRRHGSTVMLYLGQYLAYILQLISILMLAIIDIIGLRIPLWVFASLLVLVVPSLALYLYNLIDLDREYGGDPRRDVFAINSVNLAFIMALPRIAIANLMGLLGIGSIEWVPTPKGSRKWSREGINLLPEFLMTSIVIIAFIFSVIHLTLLNMLITLPYLAGYVRGLWRVINGTL, encoded by the coding sequence GTGGTATTCATCAATTATGAAACACTGATTATGATAATATATATGGTAATAACGTTCGTGTCCTTCTACCCGATAACATATCAATTACTAATAATCAAGAGAGGGATTAGGAAGCACGATGAAACACCGAGCACCGAGGGTTTGAATATGGAAAACAGGAGTAGGGTTAGGGTATTCATAGTAGTTCCTGCGAAGTCCGAACCCCTCGACCTAATAGAGTCATCCATGAGTAGGTTATCATCACTAGGTAATGAATTTAACATCACCTATGTACTGGATAATTATGATAATGAGACAATAAGCATCATCAAGGCCCTAGGAAGTAAGTACGGTTTTAAGGTAATACACAGGGAAAAACCGAGGGGGTTCAAGGGTGGCGCACTGAACCACGTGATTAAGAGATTGGGGCTTAACGATGAGGATTACATGCTTGTACTCGACATAGACTCCGTAATTAGCACAGACACACTTAGGGAATTACAGAGGTTTCTTGGCTCAGCAAGTGCAGTGGTGCCTCGTTGGACCACCATTAATAGGAATGATTCATTATTAGCCCGCGGGCAATGGCTCGGCTACCTATTCTTCTTCAGAGTTTTCAAGGCACTTGATAACCTGGTCAATTGGGTCCCAATACTTGGCAGTGGGTCTCTGGTCAGCGTTGGCGCGGTTAGGAGGGTTGGTTATTGGCCTGAGGATGTTCTTGAGGATGTTGAATTAGGCGTTAAGTTCTTCACGGGAAACTTAAGGGTTAAATACAGTGATAATGCCCAGGTGCAGGTAGAGGTCCCTGTTAATTACATGGGTTTCCTCAGACAACAGCTTAGGTGGAGTCTCGGCGTGGGTAGGGTAATTAGGAGGTACTTCTGGCAGGTACTGCGTAGGAGACATGGAAGTACAGTAATGCTTTACCTGGGTCAGTACCTCGCCTACATACTTCAATTAATTTCAATACTAATGCTTGCCATAATCGACATCATAGGCCTAAGAATACCACTATGGGTCTTCGCGTCATTATTAGTACTTGTAGTACCGTCACTGGCACTGTACCTATACAACCTGATTGATCTTGATAGGGAATACGGTGGTGATCCCCGTAGGGACGTATTCGCAATAAACAGTGTTAACCTAGCCTTCATAATGGCGCTACCCAGGATAGCCATTGCAAACCTAATGGGGCTACTCGGTATTGGCAGTATTGAGTGGGTACCAACACCGAAGGGTTCCCGTAAATGGTCCAGGGAAGGCATAAACCTATTACCCGAGTTCCTAATGACGTCAATAGTAATCATAGCATTCATCTTCTCCGTAATACACCTAACGCTATTGAACATGTTAATAACACTACCGTACCTCGCGGGGTACGTAAGGGGACTTTGGAGGGTAATCAACGGTACACTATGA
- the udg gene encoding type-4 uracil-DNA glycosylase, with product MSRFMDIIKLRINVANYDELVNLMLNCTKCKLYSTRKRVVPGEGPLNARIMLIGEAPGEREDEEGRPFVGAAGQLLTKLLGNVGIMREEVYITNVVKCRPPNNRDPEEDEVDACRPYLVTQILMIKPQVIVCLGRHSAREVLTMAGYPEKSVSNISSIRGKVFTARIGDVSAKVLPTYHPAAALYNPRLREVIEDDLRKVRSLINKSERGGILDYI from the coding sequence TTGAGTCGCTTTATGGATATCATTAAACTCAGGATTAACGTTGCTAATTATGATGAGCTGGTGAATTTAATGCTTAATTGTACCAAGTGTAAATTATACAGTACAAGGAAGAGGGTTGTTCCGGGTGAGGGCCCATTAAATGCAAGGATCATGTTGATAGGTGAAGCACCTGGCGAGAGGGAGGATGAGGAGGGTAGGCCCTTTGTGGGTGCCGCCGGTCAACTGCTAACTAAGTTGTTGGGTAATGTGGGTATTATGAGGGAAGAGGTTTACATTACTAATGTTGTTAAGTGCAGGCCGCCCAATAATAGGGATCCTGAAGAGGATGAGGTTGATGCATGTAGACCATATCTCGTGACTCAGATACTCATGATTAAACCCCAGGTAATTGTATGCCTTGGCAGGCATAGCGCCAGGGAGGTCCTCACAATGGCTGGCTACCCAGAGAAGTCCGTGTCAAACATAAGTAGTATTAGAGGTAAGGTATTTACCGCCAGAATTGGTGATGTTAGTGCTAAGGTTCTCCCGACCTATCACCCAGCAGCGGCTCTCTATAATCCGAGGCTAAGGGAGGTTATTGAGGATGACTTGAGGAAGGTCAGGTCATTAATTAATAAGAGTGAGAGAGGCGGTATACTTGATTATATCTAG
- a CDS encoding exodeoxyribonuclease III: MMMLSWNVNGLRSIMKKGSLERLLGTGNYDVVLLQEIRGSGDLPLTIMNLGYEAYSLPAERKGYAGVMTLTKVHPVSVIKGLGIKEFDAEGRMITVEFNDLYIVNAYFPRAGDDLSRLNFKLSFCNAVEKFLNNLRYKKPIIICGDFNIARDKIDSSFWDEKHPGLTPEERDWLNQFLKEGFIDVFRELHPNTKVYTWRSYRERWRAMRIDYCIVSEELRSKVIKAEVLSNVEGSDHVPVMIELST, encoded by the coding sequence ATGATGATGCTTTCTTGGAATGTCAATGGCTTACGGAGTATAATGAAGAAGGGATCGCTTGAGAGGCTCCTAGGTACAGGTAATTACGATGTTGTTTTACTCCAGGAAATCAGGGGTTCCGGTGATCTACCACTAACAATCATGAATCTTGGTTATGAGGCATACTCATTACCAGCCGAGAGGAAGGGTTATGCAGGTGTCATGACGCTTACCAAGGTTCACCCAGTCTCGGTCATTAAGGGCCTTGGGATCAAGGAGTTTGATGCCGAGGGCAGGATGATCACGGTAGAATTTAATGACCTCTACATAGTTAATGCCTACTTCCCAAGAGCCGGTGATGACCTTAGTCGTTTAAACTTTAAGTTGTCCTTCTGCAATGCCGTTGAGAAATTCCTGAATAACCTAAGGTATAAGAAACCAATTATTATATGTGGTGATTTTAACATAGCCAGGGATAAAATTGACTCCTCATTTTGGGATGAGAAGCATCCTGGATTAACACCTGAGGAGAGGGATTGGCTCAATCAATTTCTCAAGGAGGGATTCATTGATGTGTTCAGAGAACTCCATCCAAACACTAAGGTATACACGTGGCGCAGTTATAGGGAAAGATGGAGGGCTATGAGGATCGATTACTGCATAGTAAGTGAGGAGTTAAGGAGTAAAGTCATCAAAGCTGAGGTTTTAAGCAATGTTGAGGGCTCGGATCATGTGCCCGTCATGATTGAGTTAAGCACCTAA
- a CDS encoding DUF429 domain-containing protein: MATRDQVNPFYEQMSGIYVGIDLALPGRRRTGVGVLNTVEPMYFVNTLSSREELVSFALGQKPSFVCIDAPLGLPRHGFNRLIEIKARKLGLRLLPPLLGSMRLLTMYGIQVANYLRQVNIKVLEVHPTSTLKVLGMDRQGFMRIITSSLRGPQVSNVHEIDALVSAFTCLLHDHGCTEALTGYGDDEGALIIPRSDCEIQVLLRGYA; this comes from the coding sequence ATGGCAACAAGGGACCAAGTAAATCCCTTTTATGAACAAATGAGTGGGATCTACGTTGGTATTGACTTGGCGCTGCCAGGCAGGAGGAGAACAGGCGTCGGTGTGTTGAATACCGTTGAACCCATGTACTTCGTAAACACCTTATCCTCAAGGGAGGAGTTAGTGAGTTTTGCTTTAGGTCAAAAACCATCATTTGTATGTATTGACGCACCCCTGGGGCTTCCTAGGCATGGATTTAATAGGTTAATTGAAATCAAGGCCAGAAAACTGGGGCTTAGACTTCTTCCGCCACTGCTGGGCTCCATGAGGTTGCTGACAATGTACGGCATCCAGGTTGCGAATTATTTAAGGCAAGTAAACATTAAGGTGCTTGAGGTGCACCCCACATCAACGCTTAAGGTACTTGGGATGGATAGGCAGGGTTTCATGAGGATCATAACCTCGTCACTGAGGGGCCCCCAGGTAAGTAATGTGCATGAGATCGATGCATTGGTCTCGGCATTCACGTGCCTACTTCATGATCATGGATGCACGGAGGCGTTGACCGGCTACGGTGATGATGAGGGCGCATTGATAATTCCACGTAGCGATTGCGAGATCCAGGTGCTACTGCGTGGATATGCTTAA
- a CDS encoding AAA family ATPase, whose amino-acid sequence MIRGKIKAIVGEILGYYSGKEEVIRKILAAALAGGHVLLEDKPGVGKTFLAKLMAKVLGLQFSRIQFTPDLLPSDIVGTKVWRPSEGRFVVMTGPVFANFILADEINRAPPKTQAALLEAMEELQVTIEGETYKLPQPFIVIATQNPIEYEGTYPLPEAQMDRFMLKMSLGYPSEDEEGELLSRRIKWMTDDPTGYANTITNTNDLLAIRQFIEGKVRVDQDIIKYILAFRVIRDDERVAAGPSPRGLLSLLRIARAIAVIDGRDYVIPDDVKSVAADTLGHRIVLKPEYAIESEITGRDIVLEYLGKISVPK is encoded by the coding sequence ATGATTAGGGGTAAGATTAAGGCCATTGTTGGTGAGATACTTGGTTATTACTCAGGTAAGGAGGAGGTGATTAGGAAGATATTGGCTGCGGCCTTGGCTGGTGGGCACGTGCTCCTAGAGGATAAGCCTGGCGTTGGTAAGACCTTCCTTGCAAAACTCATGGCAAAGGTCCTGGGGCTTCAATTCTCAAGGATACAATTCACTCCAGACCTACTGCCCAGTGACATAGTTGGCACTAAAGTTTGGAGACCGAGTGAGGGCAGGTTTGTGGTAATGACAGGGCCTGTCTTCGCGAACTTCATACTGGCCGACGAGATTAATAGGGCTCCACCGAAGACCCAGGCGGCGCTCCTTGAGGCCATGGAGGAGCTCCAGGTAACTATTGAGGGCGAGACGTATAAGTTACCACAGCCGTTCATTGTTATTGCGACGCAGAACCCGATTGAGTACGAGGGCACTTACCCACTACCTGAGGCTCAGATGGATAGGTTCATGCTTAAGATGAGCCTTGGGTACCCAAGTGAGGATGAGGAGGGTGAGTTATTGAGTAGGAGGATTAAGTGGATGACTGATGACCCAACGGGTTATGCTAATACTATCACGAACACCAATGACTTGCTCGCGATTAGGCAGTTCATAGAGGGTAAGGTTAGGGTTGACCAGGACATCATTAAGTACATACTTGCCTTCAGGGTGATTAGGGACGATGAAAGGGTCGCTGCTGGTCCAAGCCCGAGGGGTTTATTATCGCTCCTGAGGATTGCCAGGGCCATAGCCGTTATTGATGGTAGGGATTACGTAATACCCGATGACGTTAAGTCCGTGGCTGCGGATACGCTTGGGCACAGGATCGTGCTAAAGCCCGAGTATGCAATAGAGAGCGAGATCACGGGTAGGGACATAGTCCTTGAATACCTGGGCAAGATATCTGTGCCCAAGTGA
- a CDS encoding YeeE/YedE thiosulfate transporter family protein, whose protein sequence is MGSKSLKIQVGATNLKPMWVVASILLVGALAMLVGGVVMQLVYHIILAPLWVGIFAGILLSIPLEIWDFSNPDVIIKAITLKDRLLMVCFGLVIGLGAILLYALNLFVPALHWGIKAFFVPGVVIGGLIFGIGVAIAGYFPGTIWIALGQGRRDAVYAVVGGLLGALTWSLIFGQARYFFWDTLNFGPITWPTLFGLTTKVDELIVAVVFGILMISMWLFIPRRQGGKACVLHLTGKTREVMPLEDEISEFKEDYPKIPDYVIEAVSVQQPRSSRIIFALAFDFTLVAVAVIVLRQIFGESTTYTWIWAQILYFINPHWAASLPYFQLFGGLKIVNGVPVNKPFSEIGWEPLSDLGTFLGGLISSILITRRFMAFKPWAPHIWRNRFGNTSGLRALASFIGAYLVLFGARMANGCASGHILSGNLQMAVSSFVFFIAVIIGAIIMAYALYGLKPWTSR, encoded by the coding sequence ATGGGTAGTAAGTCCCTGAAAATTCAGGTTGGTGCTACAAACCTTAAGCCAATGTGGGTGGTGGCATCAATACTTTTGGTGGGTGCCCTAGCAATGCTTGTGGGTGGTGTCGTCATGCAATTAGTATATCACATAATCCTTGCACCATTGTGGGTCGGCATCTTTGCAGGGATATTATTATCAATTCCTCTAGAAATTTGGGACTTCTCTAATCCAGATGTCATAATTAAGGCAATAACCCTAAAGGATAGACTATTAATGGTATGCTTTGGTTTAGTCATAGGACTTGGCGCAATACTACTCTACGCACTTAACCTATTTGTTCCTGCGCTACACTGGGGCATTAAGGCATTCTTCGTACCTGGTGTCGTAATTGGAGGCTTAATATTCGGTATCGGTGTAGCCATCGCCGGTTACTTCCCAGGCACCATCTGGATTGCGCTCGGTCAAGGAAGAAGAGATGCCGTATACGCCGTGGTTGGTGGATTACTGGGTGCCTTGACCTGGTCATTAATATTTGGGCAGGCGAGGTACTTCTTCTGGGATACCCTTAACTTTGGTCCAATAACGTGGCCCACACTATTTGGTTTAACGACTAAGGTCGATGAGTTAATTGTAGCTGTGGTATTTGGCATTTTAATGATTAGTATGTGGTTATTCATACCAAGAAGGCAAGGTGGCAAGGCATGCGTGCTCCACCTAACTGGTAAGACTAGGGAGGTGATGCCGCTTGAGGATGAAATTAGCGAGTTTAAGGAGGATTATCCGAAAATACCTGACTATGTAATTGAGGCTGTCTCCGTTCAGCAGCCCCGTTCATCAAGGATAATATTCGCGCTTGCCTTCGACTTCACGCTAGTGGCGGTCGCGGTAATCGTGCTTAGACAGATATTCGGCGAGTCAACTACATACACATGGATATGGGCACAAATACTATACTTCATAAACCCGCACTGGGCCGCTAGCTTACCCTATTTCCAGTTATTTGGTGGATTAAAAATAGTTAACGGTGTCCCTGTTAATAAGCCGTTTAGTGAGATCGGTTGGGAACCACTTTCTGACCTAGGCACTTTCCTTGGCGGCCTAATATCATCAATCCTCATAACAAGGAGGTTCATGGCGTTTAAGCCATGGGCACCGCACATATGGAGGAATAGGTTCGGTAATACGTCGGGACTTAGGGCCCTAGCATCATTCATAGGAGCCTACCTAGTATTATTCGGTGCTAGAATGGCCAATGGTTGCGCTAGCGGTCATATTTTGAGCGGGAATTTACAGATGGCTGTTAGTAGCTTCGTGTTCTTCATCGCCGTGATAATAGGCGCAATTATCATGGCATATGCACTGTATGGTTTGAAACCATGGACTTCAAGGTAA
- a CDS encoding 30S ribosomal protein S6e — protein MPTFKLVLNDPVSGRAKQLEVKDPIAQRFVGLRIGDEIDGGAVKEVLELPPGFKIRITGGSGIDGAPMLPNIEGAVKKYLLMNEGLGYHPERRGMRKRKLVRGNTISDQIVQVNAILIYPKDWKEGPIIPLGDKELQKLSGGEQKAEEKQQ, from the coding sequence ATGCCTACGTTTAAGCTAGTGCTTAACGATCCAGTGAGCGGAAGGGCTAAGCAACTGGAGGTTAAGGATCCAATTGCTCAGAGGTTCGTGGGTTTAAGGATTGGTGATGAGATTGATGGAGGCGCAGTAAAGGAGGTTCTTGAGCTACCGCCTGGTTTTAAGATAAGGATTACGGGCGGCAGTGGGATTGATGGCGCTCCAATGCTCCCAAACATAGAGGGCGCCGTGAAGAAGTACTTGCTAATGAATGAGGGGCTTGGATATCACCCTGAGAGGCGCGGCATGAGGAAGAGGAAGCTCGTTAGGGGTAATACAATAAGTGACCAAATAGTCCAGGTAAACGCAATCCTAATCTACCCAAAGGACTGGAAGGAAGGCCCGATAATACCACTTGGCGACAAGGAACTTCAAAAGCTCAGCGGTGGTGAACAAAAGGCCGAGGAAAAACAGCAATAA
- a CDS encoding YbhB/YbcL family Raf kinase inhibitor-like protein yields the protein MRPHLIIVLVIIIITMAMIIGTLQYARRGVTKAISIGLVKVPSNAPRIIVKSVFNNGSQIPINYTCNGLDVSIPLYISNVPNNTKSLMVIMEDLDAPNGIFVHWVLYDVPPNVTEIPQGVSAQYYVPGVGYQGLNDFGKVGYGGPCPPAGPPHEYVIIVLALNREIAPSEGVSDLDLINAVGVNDIVGYGVLTGYYGG from the coding sequence ATGAGGCCCCATCTAATTATCGTCCTGGTCATAATTATAATAACCATGGCGATGATCATAGGCACCTTGCAATATGCACGGAGAGGGGTTACGAAGGCGATTTCTATAGGCCTTGTGAAGGTTCCATCTAATGCACCAAGGATCATTGTAAAGTCAGTATTCAACAATGGTTCCCAAATACCCATCAATTACACGTGTAATGGATTGGATGTGTCAATACCGTTGTACATAAGTAATGTACCCAACAACACCAAGTCATTAATGGTCATTATGGAGGACCTAGATGCGCCGAATGGTATCTTCGTACATTGGGTCCTCTATGATGTGCCGCCGAATGTTACCGAGATACCGCAGGGAGTATCGGCTCAGTATTACGTGCCTGGTGTTGGGTATCAGGGATTGAATGATTTTGGTAAGGTCGGTTATGGAGGACCATGTCCACCTGCCGGTCCTCCACATGAGTACGTAATCATAGTACTAGCCCTGAATAGGGAAATAGCCCCGAGTGAGGGTGTTAGTGATTTGGATCTAATTAATGCTGTGGGTGTGAATGATATTGTTGGATATGGCGTTTTAACGGGGTATTATGGTGGCTAG